The Thermococcus sp. MV5 genome includes a window with the following:
- a CDS encoding ribbon-helix-helix domain-containing protein produces MDEERKYTTVSIPKPLYEKIKKRIEGTGFTSVSDYVTYVLREVLASLEEEEKEEVFSEEEEEKVKERLRALGYLD; encoded by the coding sequence ATGGATGAGGAGAGAAAATACACAACGGTCTCAATACCAAAACCTCTTTATGAGAAGATAAAGAAGAGAATTGAGGGAACGGGCTTTACTTCAGTTTCAGACTACGTGACCTACGTTTTGAGAGAGGTTTTGGCAAGCCTTGAGGAAGAAGAAAAGGAAGAGGTCTTCAGCGAGGAGGAAGAGGAGAAGGTTAAAGAGAGACTCAGGGCCTTGGGATATCTTGACTGA
- a CDS encoding nucleotidyltransferase domain-containing protein yields MLGDYIKRFEEIKRIAMEFKGKYPEIFDIVLYGSTVRGKEHPRDLDILIIYLGIEMGDEKYYSIPFQLRKRLMDLGYQREELDIKGINILELFDPNFFASLGILTEGYSLLKDHFLHELLNGEGYAMFVYKLPKEWSHNTLNKFLHALKGRNGRSGVIGELKGRYVSRGVVLIPVWNTEKFKKFLELWKVDYEYFLLLKTTKFV; encoded by the coding sequence ATGCTTGGAGATTATATCAAAAGATTTGAAGAAATAAAAAGAATTGCAATGGAATTTAAGGGGAAATACCCTGAAATATTTGATATAGTCCTCTATGGTTCTACAGTGAGAGGAAAAGAGCATCCCAGAGATTTGGACATCCTTATTATATATCTAGGAATAGAAATGGGAGATGAAAAATACTATTCGATTCCTTTTCAATTGAGAAAACGGTTAATGGACCTCGGATATCAACGAGAGGAGCTTGACATTAAAGGGATAAATATTTTGGAGTTATTTGATCCAAATTTTTTTGCTTCCTTAGGGATTTTAACTGAGGGGTATTCCCTTCTCAAAGATCATTTTCTCCATGAACTATTAAACGGAGAAGGCTATGCAATGTTTGTGTATAAATTGCCAAAAGAGTGGAGTCACAACACATTAAACAAGTTTTTGCATGCTCTGAAGGGGAGGAATGGAAGATCCGGAGTAATTGGAGAACTAAAAGGAAGGTACGTGTCCAGGGGTGTTGTTTTAATTCCTGTGTGGAACACTGAGAAGTTCAAAAAATTCTTAGAACTCTGGAAAGTTGATTATGAGTATTTTCTGCTCTTAAAAACAACTAAATTTGTATAA
- a CDS encoding STAS-like domain-containing protein, whose protein sequence is MHERIDLGKEIAPVLSSRELVRELEKKITDKKVILDFKNVEFISHSFAHELLMYRFRNPNIELVNMNPSVAKMLEVVEQHLKGKGRHPEVKITKKSILSIID, encoded by the coding sequence ATGCATGAAAGAATAGATCTGGGGAAAGAAATTGCCCCAGTTTTGAGTTCTAGAGAATTGGTGAGAGAATTAGAGAAAAAGATTACTGACAAGAAGGTTATCTTGGACTTTAAGAACGTTGAATTTATATCTCATTCTTTTGCTCATGAGCTCTTAATGTATAGATTCAGAAATCCGAACATAGAACTCGTGAATATGAATCCCTCAGTAGCTAAAATGCTAGAAGTTGTTGAACAGCACTTAAAAGGGAAAGGAAGGCATCCAGAGGTCAAAATAACTAAAAAAAGCATTTTGTCCATAATTGATTAA
- a CDS encoding ATP-binding protein yields the protein MNEQFVNRSDELEALKKAYESSRKELIIIYGRRRIGKTTLVRKSVENVSHIYFFAEEALEEENLKTFRFLVAKTLNNPLLAKAKLSWEELFELLDEKRVVVVIDEFPNLIKINKGIVSKFQKIWDNAKNLKLVITGSSISIMESHTLGYRSPLYGRRTLSMKLQPLGFFHLREFFPEKSWEELVRIYGITDGIPAYIREVQYRLNAGEGLEEVFHPNKPLFDEAEFLLRSELREPARYFAILKAVAFGKTKFGEIVSFTGLPNSTVSQYLSNLQTLHIVEERHPIGEPERKRNARYYISDLYFTFWFRFIYPNRSQLLELGRIEGFEEEYNRYLGFVFEKVAEQFLKQLNKIEKLPFLFTEIGRWWRKNEEIDLIALDKRKKKVLLVEVKWKDLSKREARGILKDLECKSEYIGLENWKMYYGIISKSIRDKEDLKSKGWLVWDLEDFEKLFTS from the coding sequence ATGAATGAACAATTTGTTAACCGCTCGGATGAACTTGAGGCACTGAAAAAAGCCTATGAGAGCAGTAGAAAAGAGCTGATAATTATCTATGGGCGTAGAAGGATTGGAAAGACAACACTGGTACGCAAATCGGTAGAGAACGTGAGCCATATCTATTTTTTTGCCGAAGAGGCCCTTGAGGAGGAGAATCTGAAAACCTTCAGATTTCTCGTGGCAAAGACCCTCAACAACCCCCTATTGGCAAAGGCCAAGCTATCATGGGAGGAACTTTTCGAACTCCTTGATGAAAAAAGAGTTGTGGTGGTAATAGATGAGTTTCCCAATCTAATCAAGATTAACAAGGGAATAGTCTCAAAGTTTCAGAAGATATGGGACAATGCCAAGAACCTCAAGCTCGTAATCACCGGCTCTTCAATAAGCATCATGGAAAGCCACACCTTGGGCTATAGAAGTCCCCTTTACGGCAGGAGAACTCTATCAATGAAGCTCCAGCCCTTGGGCTTCTTCCATCTGCGTGAGTTCTTTCCTGAAAAGAGCTGGGAAGAGCTTGTGAGGATTTATGGCATAACAGATGGGATTCCAGCGTATATAAGGGAGGTACAGTACAGACTCAATGCAGGTGAAGGCCTTGAGGAGGTGTTCCACCCAAACAAACCTCTTTTCGATGAGGCCGAATTTTTGTTGAGGAGTGAACTTAGAGAACCGGCACGCTACTTTGCAATCCTAAAGGCTGTGGCCTTTGGAAAGACAAAATTTGGAGAGATAGTGAGCTTTACGGGTTTGCCAAACTCAACGGTTTCCCAGTACCTCAGCAACCTCCAGACACTCCACATAGTGGAAGAAAGGCATCCTATCGGTGAACCCGAGAGGAAGAGGAATGCACGCTATTACATCAGCGATCTCTACTTCACCTTCTGGTTCCGCTTTATTTATCCAAACCGCTCCCAACTCCTTGAGTTGGGGCGCATAGAGGGCTTTGAGGAGGAGTATAATAGGTATCTGGGGTTCGTTTTTGAGAAAGTTGCGGAACAATTTTTAAAACAATTGAACAAAATTGAGAAGCTTCCATTCCTGTTTACGGAGATAGGAAGATGGTGGCGCAAAAACGAGGAGATTGATTTAATTGCACTGGACAAAAGGAAAAAGAAAGTTTTGCTGGTGGAGGTAAAGTGGAAAGATCTAAGCAAAAGGGAAGCCAGAGGAATTTTGAAGGACTTGGAGTGTAAGAGTGAGTATATTGGGCTGGAAAACTGGAAGATGTATTATGGGATAATATCAAAGAGCATCAGGGATAAAGAGGATCTCAAAAGTAAAGGCTGGCTTGTATGGGATTTGGAGGATTTTGAGAAATTGTTCACTTCCTAA
- the cysC gene encoding adenylyl-sulfate kinase has translation MSEETQESPLKALENGFTIWLTGPSGAGKTVLAHALKKKLKSMGYRVEILDGDVIRKSLYPELGFSKEAREMHNRIVIHMAKLLSRNGVIVIVSLISPYRAVREYARKEIGNFIEVYVYAPLEVRIQRDPKGLYKKAMRGEIKGLTGYDGVYEEPENPEVKVDSSKMTPEEEVEAVLKKARELGYLAS, from the coding sequence ATGAGCGAGGAAACTCAAGAAAGTCCACTCAAGGCGCTTGAGAATGGATTTACAATATGGCTTACAGGCCCGAGTGGGGCAGGAAAGACTGTTTTGGCCCATGCTCTGAAGAAGAAGCTTAAATCGATGGGCTACAGGGTGGAGATTCTGGATGGTGATGTGATAAGAAAGAGCCTCTATCCTGAGCTTGGCTTTTCCAAAGAGGCAAGGGAAATGCACAACAGGATAGTTATTCACATGGCCAAGCTCCTCTCAAGGAACGGCGTCATAGTCATCGTTTCACTTATCTCACCCTACAGGGCCGTTAGGGAGTATGCAAGGAAGGAGATAGGCAACTTCATTGAGGTCTATGTGTATGCGCCTCTCGAAGTGAGAATTCAGAGGGATCCAAAGGGGTTGTACAAGAAGGCCATGCGCGGTGAAATAAAGGGATTAACGGGCTACGATGGAGTTTATGAAGAGCCTGAGAATCCGGAGGTTAAAGTAGATTCTTCAAAAATGACTCCGGAAGAAGAAGTCGAGGCCGTGTTAAAGAAGGCCAGAGAATTGGGCTACTTAGCCTCTTAA
- a CDS encoding DHH family phosphoesterase, whose amino-acid sequence MSLIIHHWDTDGITSAALLVKALGLDDFRNLTPPIGEFRFDERIKRAIEEAEKIYVLDLNLPHEAESIEKESVFIDHHIQPKIKNPRVKQINPALEGDEAPSASFVVSQYFNIWNAWSALGVIGDIGGKAFKIPKVEELLEMEGITKEEALRLVSLIDSNYVTMDRESVEKALRVLLKNPIKDLLTYGPWVKKAEAIEEAVQDALSKAEVKDGIAFMTFKSPFNIISKVARKAVWEIGYRGAVVVNEDFHGNAQIYFRISSKMAEKINMAQVISELKGKGFNAGGKREVLGCICEKNRIEEALNIINAHLR is encoded by the coding sequence GTGAGTTTGATAATTCATCACTGGGACACTGACGGAATAACTTCGGCGGCCCTGCTTGTTAAGGCCCTTGGTTTAGATGATTTCAGGAATTTAACTCCACCCATCGGGGAGTTCCGCTTTGATGAGAGGATCAAAAGAGCCATTGAAGAGGCCGAAAAGATCTACGTCCTCGACCTGAACCTCCCCCATGAGGCTGAGAGCATTGAGAAGGAAAGTGTGTTCATAGACCACCACATCCAGCCGAAAATCAAAAACCCCAGGGTGAAGCAGATAAATCCAGCCCTTGAGGGTGACGAGGCCCCCTCGGCCTCTTTCGTTGTTTCTCAATATTTTAACATCTGGAATGCATGGAGTGCTTTAGGAGTTATCGGAGATATAGGTGGGAAGGCCTTTAAGATCCCGAAGGTTGAAGAGCTTTTGGAAATGGAGGGAATAACAAAGGAGGAAGCCCTAAGACTGGTTAGTCTCATAGATTCAAATTATGTAACCATGGATAGAGAAAGTGTGGAAAAGGCCCTCAGAGTGCTCCTCAAAAACCCAATAAAGGATCTTCTGACCTATGGGCCCTGGGTCAAGAAAGCGGAGGCGATAGAAGAAGCTGTACAGGATGCCCTCTCAAAGGCCGAGGTTAAGGATGGGATTGCTTTCATGACTTTCAAGAGCCCCTTCAACATAATCTCCAAAGTGGCCAGAAAAGCCGTTTGGGAGATTGGTTATAGGGGGGCAGTGGTTGTTAATGAGGACTTCCATGGAAATGCCCAGATCTACTTCAGGATCTCCTCCAAGATGGCTGAGAAGATCAACATGGCCCAAGTGATATCTGAGCTTAAGGGCAAAGGCTTTAACGCAGGCGGTAAAAGAGAGGTTTTGGGATGCATTTGTGAGAAAAATAGAATTGAGGAAGCTTTGAACATAATTAACGCTCATCTGAGGTGA
- a CDS encoding sulfite exporter TauE/SafE family protein, with protein sequence MLDTAVIALAAFFAAVIDTGLGMCYGTILTPALLIAGYSPEVVVPTVLLSQLIVDVVGGITHTKVENFTKKDVKTALIVAIPATALAIVGAFSNINLPKTVTKTYIGVLVTLLGIMMLLGIKLRKTPERLVLISSLAGFNKGFMGGGFGPVVVSGQIVLNHDPRPSIAIGDIAEIPVVVFGLLTFAAFGALHFSPIFVIVSVPALMASFIGPYLTKTVSEKNYAEKVVGLVALLLGIYTLINVL encoded by the coding sequence ATGCTAGACACAGCTGTTATCGCCTTGGCAGCATTCTTTGCGGCAGTTATAGATACCGGGCTTGGAATGTGCTATGGGACGATCTTAACGCCAGCACTCCTTATAGCCGGTTATTCGCCCGAGGTTGTGGTTCCCACCGTACTGTTATCCCAGCTTATCGTTGATGTAGTTGGAGGTATAACGCACACCAAGGTTGAAAACTTCACGAAAAAGGACGTAAAAACTGCATTGATTGTGGCAATTCCAGCAACAGCACTGGCAATCGTGGGTGCGTTTTCAAACATAAACCTACCTAAAACTGTTACAAAGACCTATATTGGAGTGTTAGTGACTCTTTTGGGGATTATGATGCTCCTTGGGATAAAACTTAGAAAAACTCCTGAAAGACTTGTATTGATTTCAAGTTTGGCAGGCTTCAATAAGGGTTTTATGGGTGGAGGATTTGGCCCGGTTGTTGTCTCCGGCCAGATAGTTCTTAATCACGATCCCAGGCCGTCAATAGCGATAGGGGATATAGCGGAGATACCTGTGGTTGTTTTTGGTTTGCTGACCTTTGCAGCATTCGGAGCATTGCACTTTTCACCAATCTTTGTGATAGTAAGTGTTCCAGCTTTAATGGCGTCTTTTATCGGTCCCTACCTAACAAAAACAGTCTCTGAGAAGAATTATGCTGAGAAAGTCGTTGGTCTGGTGGCCCTTTTGCTGGGCATCTATACTCTGATAAATGTTCTATGA
- a CDS encoding antitoxin family protein, with protein MKEIEVVYEKGVFKPLKKVKLKEGTHGTVIVKIGIADVIENFSRKVKKDVLQEFLEERR; from the coding sequence ATGAAGGAAATTGAAGTAGTCTATGAAAAAGGAGTGTTTAAACCTCTCAAAAAGGTGAAGCTTAAGGAGGGCACTCACGGAACAGTGATAGTTAAGATAGGGATAGCGGATGTTATAGAGAACTTCAGCAGGAAAGTGAAAAAAGATGTCCTACAGGAGTTTCTGGAGGAGAGGAGATGA
- a CDS encoding alkaline phosphatase family protein → MEEKINEGIEKVKKVFVIGLDSAPPELLFGKFLDELPNIKWLVERSIYGPMRSTIPAITIPAWMVMATGKTPGELGLYGFRHRKKGTYNDIWIAHALMVKEKAVWDYIAEKGKKSILIGIPPSYPPKRVNGYLISCFITPDASVDYTYPKELKGEIENLVGEYIFDVVFRKENRDETKEQLWEMTKKRFEVIRYLIQEKEWDYFQFVEIGLDRVHHAFWKYFDENHHLYPGDDNPYKNVIPDYYKLLDEEIGKTLKLIDLDETAVIIVSDHGIKAMKGAFAINQWLIEEGLLKIKNPEILKEGRQVRFNELDVDWSNTIAWGWGGYYSRVFLNVKGREPKGIIEPSEYEKVRDEVAERIKAIRGPNGEKWNTKVFYPEEIYPVAKRDKPDLMVYLDDLNWRAAGTLGYETPYLLENDLGPDDAVHAEYGVFSLYLPGMGEAKRTQLTIYDFAPTVLRLFGMKKPLNGRSVI, encoded by the coding sequence ATGGAAGAAAAAATAAATGAAGGGATTGAGAAGGTCAAGAAGGTCTTTGTCATTGGCCTTGACTCAGCACCACCTGAACTTTTGTTTGGTAAGTTTTTGGATGAGTTGCCCAACATAAAGTGGCTTGTGGAAAGGTCAATCTATGGTCCTATGAGGAGCACAATTCCCGCTATTACAATTCCAGCCTGGATGGTTATGGCCACGGGAAAAACCCCCGGGGAATTGGGTCTTTACGGTTTTAGGCATAGGAAGAAAGGGACCTACAACGATATCTGGATTGCCCATGCTTTGATGGTTAAGGAGAAGGCCGTCTGGGATTATATAGCCGAGAAGGGTAAAAAATCAATTTTAATTGGAATTCCTCCGAGTTATCCACCCAAGAGGGTTAACGGTTATCTCATAAGCTGCTTCATTACACCTGATGCTTCCGTCGATTACACCTATCCAAAAGAGCTCAAGGGTGAGATTGAAAACTTGGTTGGTGAGTACATATTTGACGTTGTCTTCAGGAAGGAGAACAGGGATGAAACTAAAGAACAGCTCTGGGAGATGACTAAGAAGAGGTTTGAGGTTATTCGCTACCTAATCCAGGAAAAAGAGTGGGACTACTTCCAGTTCGTGGAGATAGGCCTTGACAGGGTTCACCACGCTTTCTGGAAGTACTTTGATGAGAATCATCACCTCTACCCGGGCGATGATAACCCGTACAAAAACGTTATTCCCGATTACTACAAGCTCCTCGATGAGGAAATTGGAAAGACTTTGAAACTTATTGATCTGGATGAGACTGCTGTAATAATAGTTTCCGATCACGGTATAAAGGCCATGAAGGGGGCCTTTGCCATAAACCAGTGGCTTATTGAAGAAGGATTATTGAAGATCAAAAACCCCGAGATTCTCAAGGAGGGAAGGCAGGTTAGGTTTAACGAGCTTGACGTTGACTGGAGCAACACAATAGCATGGGGCTGGGGAGGCTACTACTCAAGAGTCTTCCTCAACGTCAAAGGAAGGGAACCAAAGGGGATCATCGAGCCATCTGAATACGAGAAGGTCAGGGATGAAGTGGCCGAGAGAATAAAGGCCATCAGAGGGCCCAACGGAGAGAAGTGGAACACCAAGGTCTTCTATCCGGAGGAGATTTACCCAGTGGCCAAGAGGGATAAGCCCGATTTGATGGTTTACCTTGACGATCTTAACTGGCGTGCTGCTGGAACCCTTGGTTATGAGACACCATATCTCTTGGAGAACGATTTGGGTCCAGATGATGCCGTGCATGCTGAGTATGGGGTGTTCTCACTCTATCTGCCTGGAATGGGTGAAGCGAAGAGAACCCAGCTCACAATTTATGATTTCGCTCCAACAGTGCTTAGGCTCTTTGGGATGAAAAAACCACTTAACGGGAGGAGTGTGATATGA
- a CDS encoding ATP-binding protein encodes MRFIDREVEMEILEEAKKRSKKKLYTLVVYGLRRVGKTRLLLEFLGEKNLYFFVNRGKTSKSLLREYEEILRKKGVITKYEHISTWDEFFEVLFERFEGVVVFDEFQDFQRAEPSVFSTLQKFIDLNENRKNLMLIFTGSTVGMIEKLFRDSKEPLYGRIKRELHVKELGIKASYEMARELEIENIDDFMKLYAVFGGFPKYYVAIEDEGLEGKSAEKIIENLFFSPSAPLEEEVPRILSLEFGRRSGVYYDILESIANGATSISKIADYMNRDETSLTRQIKELVDYFRLISYDRAILGKERVLYISHPLLNFWFCFVHPRLSEYEAMRKELGKEVISMLPDYTGKRFDFICRELLWILNSKKELPFKFIEIGRHWGYYRENEQRKVYEIDIVALSRDRKRALFGECKWRNKTVNGEKLLEELKRKVELSGWKGESYYLLMAKKVKNVPDELIVLDERAILQILSDG; translated from the coding sequence ATGCGCTTTATCGACAGGGAAGTCGAGATGGAGATACTCGAAGAAGCAAAAAAACGGTCAAAAAAGAAGCTCTACACTCTGGTGGTTTATGGATTGAGACGAGTTGGTAAAACAAGGCTTCTCCTCGAGTTCTTAGGAGAGAAAAACCTTTATTTCTTCGTTAATAGAGGTAAGACCTCTAAATCCCTTTTGAGAGAGTACGAAGAAATTCTGAGGAAAAAAGGAGTTATAACAAAGTATGAGCACATATCAACATGGGATGAGTTTTTTGAAGTGCTTTTCGAAAGATTCGAGGGTGTTGTTGTCTTTGATGAGTTTCAGGACTTCCAGAGAGCTGAACCCTCGGTATTCTCGACCCTTCAAAAGTTCATAGATCTCAATGAGAACAGGAAAAATCTCATGCTGATCTTCACCGGCTCGACGGTGGGGATGATTGAAAAACTCTTCAGAGATTCGAAGGAGCCGCTCTACGGGAGGATAAAGCGGGAACTCCATGTGAAGGAGCTTGGAATTAAAGCCAGCTATGAAATGGCAAGGGAGCTCGAAATAGAAAACATTGATGACTTTATGAAGCTTTATGCAGTTTTTGGCGGCTTTCCCAAGTACTACGTGGCTATAGAGGACGAAGGACTTGAAGGAAAGAGCGCAGAAAAAATCATTGAAAATCTCTTCTTCTCCCCTTCAGCCCCATTAGAGGAAGAAGTGCCGAGAATACTCTCCCTTGAGTTTGGAAGACGTTCTGGAGTTTATTATGACATCCTTGAAAGCATAGCCAATGGAGCCACATCAATTAGCAAGATAGCCGATTACATGAATCGGGATGAGACTTCACTAACGAGACAGATAAAGGAATTAGTTGATTACTTCAGGCTGATCTCCTATGATAGAGCTATTCTTGGAAAGGAAAGAGTGCTCTACATAAGCCACCCACTGCTCAACTTCTGGTTCTGCTTTGTTCATCCGAGACTGAGTGAGTATGAAGCAATGCGTAAAGAGCTCGGAAAAGAAGTAATCTCCATGTTGCCTGACTACACAGGAAAGAGGTTCGATTTCATCTGCAGGGAGCTGCTCTGGATTTTAAATAGCAAGAAAGAACTACCCTTCAAATTCATCGAGATAGGGCGACATTGGGGCTACTACAGGGAAAATGAACAGAGAAAAGTCTATGAAATAGACATAGTGGCCCTAAGTAGAGACAGGAAAAGGGCCTTATTTGGCGAGTGCAAGTGGAGGAATAAGACCGTAAATGGTGAAAAACTCCTCGAAGAGCTGAAGAGAAAAGTTGAGCTAAGTGGGTGGAAGGGGGAGAGTTATTACCTCCTGATGGCCAAAAAGGTAAAGAACGTGCCTGATGAGTTAATAGTGCTGGATGAAAGGGCCATTCTCCAGATTTTGAGTGATGGCTAA
- a CDS encoding type II toxin-antitoxin system VapC family toxin — MIVVDTSVFIDALFEYKEDRTKLAKKFFREIQEKNLPIVEPDIFKIELIGQLVRRMPKEEAITLYELIIGNVEIAETGKLGEVSFEIAFQTGCRAIDSFYIAVSHSTNSILVSNDKFQVDSARKYGVKAFYLLGEFNQIEETLNKNGGQSEFDNSSLGH; from the coding sequence ATGATTGTTGTAGATACTTCTGTGTTTATTGACGCGCTCTTTGAGTACAAAGAAGATAGAACTAAGTTAGCTAAAAAGTTTTTTAGGGAAATTCAGGAGAAAAATCTCCCCATTGTAGAGCCGGATATTTTTAAAATAGAGCTCATAGGTCAGTTAGTTCGAAGGATGCCAAAGGAAGAGGCCATAACATTATATGAGCTCATTATTGGGAATGTAGAGATTGCCGAGACGGGTAAGCTTGGGGAAGTGTCTTTTGAAATTGCTTTTCAAACTGGATGTCGGGCTATAGATTCATTTTATATTGCGGTTTCCCATTCCACAAACAGTATTCTGGTATCAAATGACAAGTTCCAAGTTGACAGTGCAAGAAAGTACGGTGTTAAAGCGTTTTATCTCTTGGGCGAGTTCAATCAGATAGAGGAGACATTAAATAAGAATGGTGGTCAAAGTGAGTTTGATAATTCATCACTGGGACACTGA
- the sat gene encoding sulfate adenylyltransferase: MVSKPHGGKLVRRIAAPKTRERILSEQREYPSAKIDHGRAIDLENIAHGVYSPLKGFLTKDDFESVLDHMRLSDDTPWTIPIVLDVGELTFEEGDAILLYYEDLPIARMHVEEIYTYDKEYFAQNVFKTTDKAHPGVSKVYSMGDYLVGGEIELLNELPNPFAKYTLRPVETRVLFKERGWKTIVAFQTRNVPHTGHEYVQKAALTFVDGLFINPVLGRKKKGDYKDDVIIKAYEVLFEHYYPKNAAALATVRYEMRYAGPREAIHHAIMRKNFGATHFIVGRDHAGVGDYYGPYEAWDIFDEFPDLGITPMFIREAFYCRRCGGMVNAKICPHDGEFHTKISGTKLRKMIMNGEQPPEYLMRPEVYEVIKNFDNPFVE, from the coding sequence ATGGTTTCTAAGCCCCACGGAGGAAAATTGGTTAGGAGAATAGCTGCCCCAAAGACAAGGGAGAGAATTCTCAGCGAGCAGCGCGAGTACCCATCCGCCAAGATTGACCACGGAAGGGCTATTGACCTTGAAAACATCGCTCACGGTGTCTATTCTCCCCTAAAGGGATTCCTAACCAAAGATGATTTTGAGAGTGTTTTAGATCACATGAGGTTGAGTGATGACACTCCATGGACCATTCCAATAGTTCTTGACGTTGGAGAGCTGACATTTGAAGAAGGGGATGCAATACTTCTCTATTACGAAGATCTGCCGATAGCAAGAATGCACGTTGAGGAGATATACACCTATGATAAGGAATACTTTGCTCAGAATGTGTTCAAAACCACGGATAAGGCCCATCCAGGAGTTTCAAAGGTTTATTCAATGGGCGATTATTTGGTCGGTGGAGAGATAGAGCTCTTGAATGAACTCCCAAATCCCTTTGCCAAGTATACGCTAAGACCCGTTGAGACGAGAGTTCTCTTTAAGGAGAGGGGATGGAAAACGATAGTTGCCTTCCAGACAAGAAATGTTCCGCACACTGGCCATGAGTATGTGCAAAAAGCGGCCTTAACCTTTGTTGATGGTCTTTTCATAAACCCCGTTCTTGGAAGGAAGAAAAAGGGCGACTATAAGGATGATGTCATAATTAAAGCTTATGAAGTTCTTTTTGAGCACTACTACCCAAAAAATGCAGCGGCCCTTGCCACGGTGAGGTATGAAATGCGCTATGCAGGGCCTAGAGAGGCAATCCACCACGCAATAATGAGGAAGAACTTTGGTGCAACCCACTTCATAGTTGGAAGGGATCATGCGGGTGTTGGCGATTATTACGGACCTTATGAGGCGTGGGATATCTTCGATGAGTTCCCTGACCTTGGAATAACTCCAATGTTCATACGCGAAGCATTTTACTGCAGGAGATGTGGGGGAATGGTAAACGCCAAGATCTGCCCACACGATGGCGAATTCCACACCAAGATAAGCGGCACAAAGCTGAGGAAAATGATAATGAACGGCGAACAGCCGCCGGAGTACTTGATGAGGCCCGAGGTATATGAGGTCATAAAGAACTTCGACAATCCCTTTGTAGAGTGA
- a CDS encoding sulfite exporter TauE/SafE family protein, giving the protein MFVYIFLGFLVGTLVGLTGMGGGALMTPALIFFGVEPVVAIGTDLLYAAVTRVFGVFFHHRNNGLRFDLALRLFLGSLPAIVLGNFLLREIKRTVLNEYLTLLLGSVLLITSTLTLIKGEIKVPIRPRREYLYLLGFVVGLTVQFTSVGAGVIVSFALMNLARVNPREVVGVTIVYGLALSFFSFLNYALLGRVDYSLAFFLVLGTVPGVYLGTRINMRVNKERLKKMINITILLIGVLVLLGR; this is encoded by the coding sequence ATGTTCGTTTATATCTTTCTTGGCTTTCTTGTGGGAACTCTGGTGGGATTAACTGGGATGGGTGGTGGGGCTTTGATGACCCCAGCTTTGATATTCTTTGGGGTAGAGCCAGTTGTAGCCATCGGCACAGATTTGCTCTATGCAGCTGTGACAAGGGTTTTTGGGGTGTTCTTCCATCACAGGAATAATGGGTTGAGGTTTGATCTAGCTTTGAGGCTCTTCCTCGGAAGTTTGCCAGCTATAGTATTGGGAAACTTTCTTTTGAGGGAAATTAAGAGGACGGTTTTAAACGAGTATCTCACTCTCCTCCTGGGCAGCGTACTTTTAATCACTTCCACCTTAACCTTGATTAAGGGAGAGATTAAAGTCCCAATAAGGCCGAGAAGAGAGTATCTATATCTTCTGGGTTTTGTCGTGGGTTTAACTGTTCAGTTCACTTCCGTTGGTGCTGGGGTTATCGTGAGCTTTGCCTTAATGAATCTTGCTAGAGTTAACCCAAGGGAAGTTGTTGGTGTTACCATAGTTTACGGGTTGGCTTTATCTTTTTTCAGCTTCCTGAACTATGCCCTTCTTGGTAGGGTGGATTATTCTTTGGCTTTCTTTTTGGTCCTTGGAACGGTTCCAGGTGTGTATTTGGGGACCCGTATCAATATGAGGGTCAATAAGGAGAGGCTGAAAAAGATGATAAACATTACAATACTTCTTATCGGAGTTTTGGTGCTTCTTGGGAGATGA